CTTTCGCGACGCCTTCCCGCACCTGATTCACCTGGTGGACGAGGCGGTGCATGCCGTGGCGCAGCTGGACGAACCCATCGAGCAGAACTTCATCCGCAAGCACTATCTCGCCGACCTGACCAGCGAACTGCTCGGCCAGCTGCCGCGCGACACAGCCGAGCAGCGTGCGCTGTACCGGGTGTTCGGCTCCAAGCCGGGCACCTACGGCGCCGGCATCCTGCCGCTGATCAACGAGCAAAACTGGCAGGACGATGCCGATTTCGCCACCGCCTACATCAACTGGGGCGGCTACGCCTACGGCCGCCATGTCAACGGCAGCGACGCGCGTGAAGACTTCCGTCACCGCCTGTCCGGCGTCGAGGTGGCGCTGCACAACCAGGACAACCGCGAGCACGACATCTTCGACAGCGACGACTACCTGCAGTACCACGGCGGGATGATCGCGACGATCCGCAGCCTGACCGGCCGCCAGCCGCGCCACTACTTCGGCGACAGCCACAACCCGGACAACCCGGCGGTACGCGGACTGAAGGAGGAAGTGCTGCGCGTGTTCCGCTCGCGCGTCGCCAACCCGAAGTGGATCGCCGGCATCCAGCAGCACGGCTACAAGGGCGGGCTGGAGCTGACCGCCACGGTCGACTACCTGTTCGGCTACGACGCCACCGCGCACGTGGTGGACGACTGGGTGTACGAGCAGTTGGCCGAAACCTATGCGTTCGACCCGGCGATGCAAGCTTTCTTCGCCGAGAGCAACCCGTGGGCGCTGGGCGCCATCACCGAGCGGCTGCTCGAAGCCGCGCAGCGCCAGCTGTGGGAAGCTCCGAAGCCGGACACCCTGACCGCGCTGCGCGAACTGCACCTGCAAAGCGAAGCGATGCTGGAAGCGCGCGGGGAGAACCCGAAACGATGAAACACAACTATCCCTTCGCCGCCATCGTCGGCCAGGAACAATTGAAGCGTGCGCTGCTGTTGTGCGCGGTCGACCCGACGCTCGGCGGCGTGCTGATCCGTGGCGACAAGGGCACCGCCAAGAGCACCGCCGCGCGCGGCCTGACCGATGTCTTGCTTCCTATCCAGCGGGTTAGCGGCTGCGCCTTCAACTGCGCACCGGAAGCGCCGCTGGCCGAGTGCGACGCCTGCCAGAACGCTGACACGTTGGCCGAGCCCTCGCCGGTGCCGTTCGTCAACCTGCCGCTCGGCGCCACCGAAGACCGCGTGCTCGGCAGCCTGGACTTCGAAAAAGCGCTGCAGAACGGCAGGCAGGCGTTCAAGCCCGGCCTGCTCGCCGCCGCGCATCGCGGCCTGCTCTACATCGACGAGGTCAACCTGCTGGCCGACCACCTAGTCGACGTGCTGCTCGACGTGTCCGCCATGGGCACCAACACCGTGCAGCGCGAGGGGCTGTCGGTCAGCCACCCGGCGCGCATCACGCTGCTCGGCACCATGAACCAGGAAGAAGGCGAGCTGCGCCCGCAGCTGCTCGACCGCTTCGGCATGATGGTGGAAGTCACCGCGCCGCGCGACCCGGCTGTCCGTACCGAGGTGGTGCGGCGCCGCCTGGCGTTCGAGGCCGACCCGGCCGGCTTCGTCGCCGGCTGGCAGGCCGACACCGACGCGCTGCGCTCGACGATCCAGGCAGCACAGACGGGGTTGGCCGAGGTCGCGCTACCCGACTCGCTGTTCGCCTTCATCAGCCAGCTGTGCTGCGAGTTCGAGGTCGCCAGCCTGCGCGCCGACATCGTGATGCACAAGGCGGCGCGGGCGATGGCCGCGCTGGATGGCCGCGACGCGGTCACCGCCGAAGACGTGCGCAACGCCGCCGAGCTGGTGCTGCCGCACCGCCGCCGCCGCAAGCCGTTCGAGCAGACCGGGCTGGACCGCGAGCGGCTCGACGAGCTGACTCAGCAGGCGTCCGCGCCGCCCCCACCGCCGCCCGAGACGGAATCTCCGTCCGGCGACGATACGTCAGACGCCGAGCCATCCGAGGATGAGATCAACGACGACGCCCAGCCGGGCACCGCGTCCGAACAGCTGTTCGCCACCGGCGCCGCCAGCGAGGTCGGCCGTATCGAGGTCCGTGCACTGCAGGCGCACGAGGCCAGCGGCCGGCGCAGCAGTAGCGCCGGCGCCCGGCGCGGCCATTACGTGCGCGCCGTGCCGAACGAGGCGCCGAGCCAGCTCGCCGTCGATGCCACGCTGCGCAGCGCTCTGCTGCGCAACCCCAACGAATTCGCCGTCACCCGCGCCGACCTGCACGACAAGGTACGCGTCGGCAAGCAGGCCAACCTGATCCTGCTGGTAGTCGACGCCTCCGGCTCGATGGCGGCCAAGCGGCGCATGGAAGCGGTCAAGGGCTGTGTGCTCGGCCTGCTGCAGGACGCCTACCAGCGCCGCGACCAGGTCGCGGTGATCGCCTTCCGTGGCAGCGAGGCCGAGCTGGTGCTGCCGCCCACGCGCCAGGTGGAACAGGCGGAACGGGCGCTCTCCGAGCTGCCCACCGGCGGGCGCACCCCGCTGGCGCACGCCTTGCAGCTGGCGGTCCAAACGCTGGCGCAGCACGCGCGCCAGGACAACCTGACGCCGCTCCTAGTGGTGCTGAGCGACGGCCGCGCCAACATCGCGCTGGATACCCGGCAAGACCCGTGGAGCGAGGCGCTGGCGCTGGCCGCCGGCCTGGCCGACCAAGGCACGCCGGCGCTGGTGCTCGACACCGAAGAAGGCTACGTGCGGCTGGGCCGTGCGCGCGAGCTGGCCGAGGCGCTGCAGGGCGAATACCTGCCGCTCGACAGCCTGTCGGCCGACCAGCTGACGCTGACGATCCGCGAAAGGCTGGGACGATGAGCGGCAAGGGAAAGGTCTACCTGATCGGCGTCGGCCCCGGCGACATCGAACTGTTGACACTGAAGGCGGTGCGCCGGCTGGCACTGGCCGAGGTGGTGCTGCTGGACGACCTGGCCAACCCCGAGGTGCTGCAGTTCACTGCGCCCGGTGCCGAGGTGGTCCACGTCGGCAAGCGTGGCGGTTGCCCGTCGACGGCGCAGACCGACATCGAACAGCGCATGCTGGCCGAAGCGCTGGACGGCCGCTGCGTCGCCCGCGTCAAGGGCGGCGACCCGTTCATGTTCGGCCGTGGCGGCGAGGAAATGCAGACCCTGCTCGCCGCAGGGATCGAGGTGGAAGTGGTCAACGGCATCACCGCCGGCATCGCGGTGCCGGCCACGCTGGGCATCCCGCTCACCCACCGCGACCACGTGCACGGCGTCACCTTCGTCTCCGGCCACACCCACCAGGGCGACGAACCCGACTGGCGCCTGCTCGCGCAGAGCGGCATGACGCTGGTGATCTACATGGGCATGGGCCGCCTCGCCCACATCGCCGGACAGCTGCTGCAGCACGGCCTGCCGGCCGATACGCCGGCGGCGGCGATCCAGCACGGCACCCGCCCGGAACAGCGCCAGGTGCTGAGTACGCTCGAATGCCTGGCCGCGGACGTGGCGACGGCGCAACTGGGCAGCCCGGCGCTACTGGTCATCGGTCGCACCGTCGGCCTGGCCGCCCGCCCGCTACCGATTACGCAAATAAAGGAATTGCCATGATTATCTGTATCGGCGCCGGCCCCGGCGACATCGGCTACCTGCCGCAACGCTCGGCCCAACTGATCCGCGAGGCCGACGTGGTGGCCGGCTTCAATGCGGTGATCGACGTGGTGCGCCCGCTGATTCCGGAGACGGCCGAGGTGATCCAGATGGGCTACCGCGACCAGGTCGCCCAGCTCGACGAGGTCGCCAAGCTGCACCATGCCGGCAAGAAGTGCGTGGTGGTGTTCATGGGCGACATCCACTTCAGCGGCTTCCAGTACCTGGAACGCGTCGAGCGCGCCTGCGGCCACCCGGTGGACACCATTCCCGGCATCTCGTCGGCACAAATCCTGGCCTCGCGCGCCAAGGTGTGTTTCGACGAAACCACCTTCATCACCTTCCACCGCCGCGGCGACCTGACCCCGTTCAAGCGTCATCTGGCGCACGTGCTGCAAGACCAGCGCAACGCCATCGTGATTCCCTGTCCATGGGACGAGGCGCGCTCGTTCATGCCCTGGCACATCGCCGCCTACCTGTTGGAAAACGGCATTCCGCCCGGGCATCGCGTGGAAGTCTGGGAGAACCTCACCCGCGGCGACGCCGAATGGCATGGCACCTTGGCCGAATGCGTCGAGCAGCGTTTCTCGGACATGAGCATCATGCTGATCCGCACGCTGGACCCCATGGCTAGCCAAATCGAACCAGCCCCTAGCCAGATCGAACCTCCGCCGGAGGCCGTATGAGCGCGGCCGACGATTACGCCATCGTGCTGGCCGGCCACGGCAGCCGCGACCCGGACGGCGTCAACGAGTTCATGGCACTGGTCGAGCTGCTGCGCGAGCGCGCCGCCGGCCGCCGCGTCGAGCATGGCTTCCTGGAATTCGCCACGCCGACCATCGACCAGGCGGTCGGCGCGGTGATCGCCGACGGCGCGAAGAAGGTGGTGATGGTGCCGGGCGTACTGCTCGCCGCCACCCACGCCAAGAACGACATGCCGAGCGAGCTGCTGGCGCTGCAACGCGCCCACCCCGACACCGAGTTCCACTTCGGCGCGGCGATGGACCTGCACCCCAAGCTCTTGGAGCTGTGCCGCCAGCGCATCATCGAGGCCGAGGGCACATCCGGCCAGACCGTGTCGCGCGCCGACAGCTGTCTGGTGGTAGTTGGCCGAGGCACCTCGGACCCGGACGCCAACTCCGAGATTTCCAAACTGACGCGCATGCTGGAAGAAGGCATGGGCTTCGGCACCTCCTTCGTCTGCTATTCCGGCACCGCCAAGCCGCTGGTGGCCGACGGCCTCAGGGCCGCCGCCCTGCTCGGCCACCAACGCATCGTGGTGTTGCCCTATTTCCTGTTTGACGGCGTGCTGGTCAAGCGCATCTACGCCGCAGCGAACGACTTACAGGCGCGTCACCCCGAGATCGAGGTGCTACCCGCGCCGTATCTGGGCGTGCATCCGCACGTCGCCGACGTGTTCCTGGAACGCGCCCGCGAGGGCGTCGAGGGCCGCGCCGCGATGAACTGCGCGCTGTGCAAGTACCGGGTACAGATCGTCGGCTTCGAGGAACAGGTCGGCACGCCGCAGCAGGGCCACCACGGCCTGGTGCGCGGCCTGCTCGGCCGCTCAGACGCTGCTCCGGCGCCGACAACGGAGTGGCCGGCCTATGTGCCGCACCCGATCGAAGCGGAGAGCATGCGCATCATCGACGAGGGGCGCGACTGGTCCGACGTACCGGCCGATCACCAGGTCGTATTGAAACGCCTGGTGCATACCAGCGGCGACTTCGACATCGTCGACGACCTGTACTTCTCGCCGGGTTCGGTCGACACCGGCATCCGCGCGCTGCTGCGTTGCCGGCGCATCGTCGCCGACGTCACCATGGTGCAGACCGGCCTCAAGCGTGCGGTGCTGGATCAATTGGGGGTGGAGACCTGGTGCGGCGTGCACGACAAGGAAACCCACCTGTTGGCCGAAGCGCATGGCATCACCCGCTCGGCCGCCGGCATCCGCCGCGCCTGGCAGAAGTTCGGCAACGACGTGGTGGTGGCGATCGGCGACGCGCCGACCGCGATCATGGAAGTGGTGCGGCTGGTGCGCGAGCACGGCTGGCGCCCACAGCTGGTGGTCGGCCTGCCGGTCGGCTTCGTCGGCACGCGCGAGTGCAAGGACGAGCTGCGCCGGCTGATGCAGGTGCCGCGCATCACCAACCGCGGCACGCGCGGCGGCTCGCCGTGGGCGGCGTCGGCGGTGAACGCACTGATGATCGCCGCGATTGATCGCATCTACCAGGAACAGCAACAACAGCCATGAGCGCCCCGCTCCGCCGTCCCTTCGACCTCGCCACGCCGGCGCCCAACGGCCTGCGTCGCGGGCGCACCACAGGCAGCTGCGCCACCGCCGCGGTGAAGGCGGCGCTGCTGATGCTGGTGCGCGATCAGCGCGCTGATGAAGTCGAGGTGAGCCTGCCGGACCCGGACTACTACCTAGAGGTGCCGATCCAACATGTAGAGCGCCTGGCCAGCGGCGCAGTGCGTGCCGAGGTACTGAAGTACGGCGGCGACGACCCGGACAACACAGACGGCGCGACGATCTTCGCCGAGGTGGCGGTGAACGACACCGGCGCGGTGCGATTTCTCGCCGCCGAAGGGGTCGGCACCGTTACCCAGCCGGGTCTGCGTGTACCGCCGGGCGAACCGGCGATCAACCCGGTGCCGCGCCAGATGATGCAATGGGCGGTGAACGAAGTGCTAGCCGGTTCGGCCAACCCTGGGTTTGACCTAGCGGTCGGCTGCGTCGACGGCGAGAAGATCGCCAAACGTACCTTCAACCCGATGCTCGGCATCGTCGGTGGCATCTCGATACTCGGCACCAGCGGCATCGTCGAGCCGATGTCGCTGGCGGCGTGGATGGCGTCGATCGAGGTGTATATCCGGGTGGCGCTGGGCGAACGCCCCGACGCCATAGCCTTCACTCCGGGCAAGATCGGCCGCGGCTACGCCGCCGACACGCTGGGCTTGCCGAAGAAAGAAGTGGTGCAGATCGCCAACTTCGTCGGCGTGTCGCTCGACTACACGCAGGCGACGCTGGAAGAACAACAGGCGCGGCTCGGCACGCTGTGGGTGCTCGGCCACCCCGGCAAGATCGCCAAGCTGCTCGACGGCGTGTGGGACACCCACTCCAGCAAGAGCGGCATGGCGATGGGCTCCGTCGCCGCCGTGGCCGCCGAGCTCGGCTTTGACGCCGGGCTGGCGGCACAAATCGAGAAAGCCAATACCGTGGAAAACGTCGTACAGATTTTGCGAAACGAACCGGGCGCGCAGGCGTTCTGGATCGACATAGAACGGCGCGTCGCCGCACTGATGCAACCGAAGGTGCCGCGCGTCGACCGTGTGGCGGTGCGGCTGTTCAGCATGGACGGCACGCCGCTGGGTGAAGCAGCCGGAGAAGCGGCATGAGCCTCGGACACTTCGTCGGCGTCGGCGTCGGCCCCGGACCAGCCGGGTTGATCCCGGTGGCGGCGCTGGTCGCGCTGCAGGCGGCCGACCTGATCTACCTGCCGCGCGCGCGCTCGAGCGAAACCTCGGTCGCTCGCCAATGCCTGGCCGGCCTCGCCATTCCGGACGAGAAATTCCGCGAGATCGAGTTCCAGATGGACCCGGACCGCAGCGTGCTGTCGAGCCACTACGGCGAATTGGCCGCAGCGGTCGCCGCCGAGCTGCGAGCCGGGCGCCACGTCGCCTACCTGACCATCGGCGACTCGATGACCTACTCGACCTACGGGTATTTATTGGCCGCGCTGCGCGACCTGGAGCCCGAGCTGCCGCACACCACCTTCCCCGGCGTCACCAGCTTCGCCGCCACCGCGTCGGCCTTGTCCTGGCCGCTGGGCGAAGGCAAGGAGCGGATCTTGATCCTGCCCTGCCCGGACGAGATGGCCGAACTGCGCGCCGACATCGCCAGCCACGACATCGTGGTGCTGATGAAGATCGGCGCGCGCCTGCCGGACGTGCTGAATCTATTGAACGAAATGGGCATCGCCCGCCACTGCGCCTTCGCCCGCCGCATCGGCCTGCCCGGCGAAGTGCTGTGCGATGACGTAAGCACCCTGACCCCGGACGCCAGCGGCTACCTCGCCACCATGCTGATCCGCCACAACGCCCGCGAGAAACGCCACCCATGAAAGTCTATTTCATCGGCGCCGGCCCCGGTGCCGCCGACCTGATCACGCTGCGCGGCAGCCGGCTGCTCGGCAGCGTACCGGTGGTGCTATACGCCGGCTCGCTGGTGCCGGCCGAGATGCTGCAGCACTGTAGGCTTGACGCCGAGATCTTCGACACCGCAGAGCTGTCGCTCGACGAGCAGGAGGCGCTGTATCGCCGCGCCCAGCTCGAGGACAAGGACGTGGTGCGGCTGCATTCCGGCGATCCGGCGATCTACGGCGCCACCGCCGAGCAGATGCGCCGTCTCGAGAAGCTCGGCATCGAGTACGAGATCGTCCCCGGCGTGTCATCGTTCACCGCCGCCGCCGCGGCACTAGGCAGCGAGCTGACGCGTCCGGCGGTGTCGCAGTCGATCATCCTCACCCGCGTGTCGGGCCGCGCCTCGGCGGTGCCGGAGCTGGAGTCGATCGCGCGCTTCGCCGAACACCAGGCGACGATGTGCATCTTCCTGTCCGGCCAACGGCTGAAACAGACCATCGCCGACCTGTTGCTGCACTACCCGGCCGACACGCCGGTGGCTCTGGTGCGCCGCGCCAGCTGGCCGGACCAGGCGATCCACCGCAGCACGCTGAGTGCGCTGATGAGCGAGGTCAAGCAAAAGGACTGGCTGCTGACCACGCTGCTGCTGGTCGGCCATGCGCTGTCGCGCGAGGGCGGGGTCGAGTCCAGCCTGTACGCGGCCGGCTTCACCCATATTTTCCGCGACGGCACCGACCGCAAGACGCCGCGCCCGAGCAAGCGCAAGGCCGCGAAGGATTCGGCGTGAGCACCGGCATCTGGCTGGTACGTCCCGACGCGCTGGACCTCGGCCAACGTCTGGCCGAAGCGCTGGGCGCGACGCTGTACCAGCCGTGGGCCCTGCCCGACAGCCCGCGCGAGCAGTTCCGCCGCGCCTTCCACCAGCACCGCCAGTGGATCGCGGTGATGGCGAGCGGCATCGCGGTGCGCTACCTCGACGGTCTGCCGGCGAGCAAGTACACCGACCCGGCGCTGGTAGTGCTGGACGAAGCGGCGCGCTTCGCCATCCCGCTGCTGTCCGGCCACGAGGGCGGCGCCAATGCGCTCGCCTACGCGGTGGCCCGGCTCACCGGCGCGGTGCCGGCCGTCACCACCGCTACCGAGGCGCTCAAACCGTTGACGCTCGGCATCGGCTGCCGGCGTGACAAGTCGGCGGATGACATCGAACGCGCGGCGACCAGCGCGCTAAATGGCAGAACCTTGGCCGAAGTGCGCGAAGTCGCCACCATCGATCTCAAGGCCGACGAGGCAGGCCTGCTGGAGTTCTGCGCGCGCCATGAGCTGCCGCTGCGGGTGATCGCGCGCGCCGACGTGGCCGCGCGCGCCTGGGTGGGCCAGCCTTCCGCGTGGGTGCAGCAGAACGTCGGCGTCGATGGCGTGTGCGAGCCGTGCGCGCTGATCGCCAGCCCGCGCGGGCGGCTGATCGTGCCCAAGACCGCATTGGACGGCGTCACCGTCGCCGTCGTAGAAGACAACATCGAAATGAAAGTACCCAACCCATGACCGGCAAACTCTACCTGGTCTCCGTCGGCCCGGGCACCAGCGAACTGATCCCGCCGATGGTGAAGACCGCCCTCGCCGCCAGCGAGGTGATCGTGTCCTACGAGCTGTACCTGACCTGGATCCAGCCGTGGATCGCCGGCAAGGACATCCGCACCCTGCCGCTGACCCAGGAGCGCGACCGCGCCCAGCTGGCGCTGGAGCAGGCGCGCGCCGGCAAGACCGTGGCGCTGATCTCCAGCGGTGACATCGGCATCTACGCCATGGCCACGCTGGCGTTCGAGGACATGCGCGAGGACGACAGCTTCGATGTGCAGCTGATCCCCGGCATCACCTCGGCCAACGCCTGCGCCTCGCTGCTGGGCGCGCCGCTGTCGCACGACTTCGCCACCTTGAGTCTGTCCGACCTGCTCTGCCCGTGGGAGTGGATCGAGAAACGCGCGCGCCACATCGCCGCGGCCGATCTCGCCGCTGTCTTTTACAACGTGCAGAGCAAGCAGCGCCAGGAAGGCGTGTACCGCATTCTCGACATCATGCTCGAGCACAAGCGCCCCGAGACGCTGTGCGGCATCGTGCACAACGCCTACCGCGAGGGCCAGACCGTCGAAGTCGTCACGCTGGCCGAACTGCGCACGCGCCGCTTCAACATGCTGACCTCGATCGTCATCGGCAACCGTTTCACCAAGCGCAAGCGCGACTGGATCTTCTCGCCGCGCGGCTACGGCAACTGGGACGACACCCCGGACACCGTCAAGGCCGCCACCCTGCCCGAGCGCGCGGTGTGGGTGTTCTCCGGCACCAGCGACGGCAATGCCTTGGCGCGCGAGATCGCCGCCCAGGGCCAACCGGTGGTGGTGTCCAGCGCCACCGACTACGGCGCCGAGCTGGTCGAGCAGAACTGCCCCGGTCTCACTACGGTGTCCGGCCGCCTCGGCATCGAGCGTCGTCGCGAGCTGCTGCGCGATAGTGGCGCGCGGGTGATCGTTGACGCCACCCACCCCTACGCCACCGAGATGTCGCAGCAGCTGATCGCGCTGGGTCAGGAACTCGGCCTGCGCTACCTGCGCTACGAGCGCCCCAGCGCCGCCGACACCCATCCGGCCGAACACGTCGCGACGATGGAAGACGCCGCCAGGCTGGCGATGGCACGCGGCCAACGCATCTTCCTCGCCACCGGCTCCAAGGACCTGGCCGCCTTCGTCAAGGCCGACGGCGCCGACGAATGCGAGTGGTTCGTGCGCCTCGCCCCCGATCCGCAGCATCTGCAGCGCGCCATCGACGTCGGTATTCCGCGCTCGCACCTGCTGGCGATGCAGGGCCCGTTCTCGCAGGCGGCCAACGAGGTGCTGTGGCGCGGCTGGGGCATCGACTGCGTGGTGACCAAGCAGTCCGGCGACGCCGGCGGCTACGGCGCCAAGGCCGCCGCCGCCGCGGCGCTCAGCATCCCGCTGATCGTGGTCGACCGGCCCAAGGTCGACTATCCGGCGGTCGCCAGCGATTTCGCCGGCGTACTGGCCGCGCTGAATCAGGCACAACCGGCATGAGCGCACCACGCATCCCGGTCACCGTCGTCACCGGCTTTCTTGGCGCCGGCAAGACCACGCTGCTGTCCAATCTGATTCGTGACAGTAAGCAGCGCCGGCTGGCGATTCTGGTCAACGAATTCGGCGAGGTGTCGATCGACGGTGCGCTGCTGCGCGTCGAGGGCGAACGCGGCGAGGTGGAAATTCACGACCTGTCCAACGGCCTCGTCGCCTACGACGACGACGAGGACTTCCTGCCGACCATGCTGGCGCTGTGGCAGCGCCGCAGCCTGATCGACCACGTGCTGATCGAAACCTCCGGCCTGGCGCTGCCCAGCGCGGTGATGGAACAGCTGCAGGGTGAGGCGCTGGCGCCGTACTTCGTGCTCGACGCCACGCTGGCGGTGGTCGACACCCCGCTCTTGCTCGCAGGCGGCTTCGGCCAACCTGCAGCACCGGACGTTACTACGTCAGCAGCCGATCTCCCGATCGCCACGCTGTTCGAACTGCAGCTGGCCAACGCCGACATCGTGGTGTTGAACAAGATCGACGCACTCGGCGACGAGGCGCTGCTGGCAGCCGAAACCCGCGTGCGCCAGCTGGCGCCGTCGATCCGCTTCATCGAACTGGCCTACCAGGCCCGGCTCGACACCCGGCTGACGCTGGGGCTACACCTGCACGAACCGGCCAATGCCGCGCACCGCCACTATGGCCCGGTGTCCAACATGCCGGGCCTGGCGATGCGCCCGCTGGCCAACCAGGGGCAGCTCGACGGCCACAGCCATAGCGGCCTCGGCGCGCACAGCCACGGCTTGGCCACCCATAAGCACTTCCACGAACAGGACCCGGGCTGGCAGTCGTTCATGATTCGCAGCAAGGAAGCGCAGGATAGCGACGTCCTGCGCGAAGCCATCGTCGCCATCGCCCGCAGCGAGCCGCTGTTGCGCATCAAGGGTTTTGCGCCGCCACGCGCGGGCGGCGGCCGGCTGCTGATCCAGGGTGTGCGCAGCCGCATCGAGTTGCAGCACGAACCGGACGCCGCACCGGCACGCCAGGCGCAACTGGTGTTCATCGGCTACCACCCGAGCCGCCCGCGCATCGTCGAACAGCTCTGCGAACTGACCGGCACCGCCTGGCACTAACCAAGGAACCCATGATGAAAACCGACCCGACCTCCCACCAGCGCATGACCGAACGGCGCAAGGCCGGCTTCGAGAAGAAGAAGGCCGCCGCCACCAAGGAAAAGGGGCTGCTGATCGTCAACACCGGTACCGGCAAGGGCAAGAGCAGCGCCGCCTTCGGCATGGGGCTGCGCGTGGTCGGCCACGGCATGCGTCTGGGCGTGGTGCAGTTCATCAAGGGCGCGCTGCACACCGCCGAGCGCGACCTGCTGGGCGGCTTCGACAACTGCGATTTTCACACCATGGGCGACGGCTACACCTGGAACACCCAGGACCGCGACGCCGACATCGCCACCGCGCGCAAGGGCTGGAACGAGGCATGCCGCATGATCGAAAGCGGCGAGTACGACATGGTGATCCTCGACGAGCTCAATATCGTGCTCAAGTACGACTACCTGCCGCTGGACGAGGTGCTGACGGTACTCGCGGGACGCTCGGCCGACCTGCACGTGGTGGTCACCGGCCGCCACGCGCCGGAGGCGCTGCTCGAGGCAGCGGATCTCGTCACCGAAATGAAGCTGGTCAAGCACCCCTACCGCGAGCAGGGCATCAAGGCGCAGCAGGGCGTCGAGTTCTGAGTATGAGCACCGACACCGTGCGCCGCTGCCCGGCGCTGTTCCTCACCGCGCCGGCCTCGCATCAGGGCAAGACCACGCTCACCGCCGGCCTGGCGCGCTACCACCGTGACCAGGGCCGCACCGTGCGCGTGTTCAAGACCGGGCCGGACTTCCTCGACCCCTACATCCTCGAGCGCGCGTCGGGTAACCCGGTGTACTCGCTCGACCTGTGGATGACCGGCGAAGCCGACTGCCGGCGGCGGCTGTACGAGGCAGCGGCCGATGCCGACCTGATCCTGATCGAGGGCAGCATGGGCTTGTTCGACGGCACGCCGTCGAGTGCCGATCTGGCGCAAACCTTCGGCGTGCCGGTGCTGGCCGTGATCGACGCCACCGGCATGGCGCAGACCTTCGCTGCCGTCGCGCACGGGCTGGAGAGCTTCCGCCCCGGCCTGCCGTTCTACGGCGTGCTGGCCAACCGCGTCGCCAGCGCCCGTCACGCCGAGATGCTGCTAGAGGCGCTGCCACCGGCGCTGCGCTGCCTCGGCACCGTGATGCGCGAAGACGCCATGACGCTGCCGGAGCGCCACTTGGGACTGGTGCAGGCGCAGGAGATCGGCGACCTCGAACGACGCCTGCAGACCGCTGCGGTGCAGATCGCCGACACTGAACTGACGGCTCTGCCGCCGGCCGTCGAATTCCAGCCGGCGCCTATCGTGCCGGTGCCGCCGCTGCTTTCCGGCGTGCGCATCGCCATCGCCCGCGACAAGGCGTTCTCGTTCATTTACCCGGCCAACCTGGAGCTGCTCGCCGCGCTCAGGGCGGAACTCGTGTTCTTCTCGCCGCTGGCCGACGAGCCCCTGCCGCCGGCCGACGCCGTCTACCTACCGGGCGGCTACCCGGAACTGCACCTCGCCGCGCTCTCGGCCAACCTTAGGACCAAGACCGACTTGCAGGCGCACGTCGCGGCCGGCAAGCCGCTCTACGCCGAATGCGGCGGCATGCTCTACCTGCTCGACGCGCTCACCGACAAGGCCGGCCACCGCGGTGCCCTGCTCGGGCTCCTGCCCGGCAGCGCCACGCTACACGGCAGGCTGGCCGGGCTAGGGCTGCAATCGGTCGAACTGAACGGCGAGACGCTGCGCGGCCACACCTTCCATTATTCGAGCCTGCAGACACCGCTCGCCCCGCTCACCCACGCGCAGCGCGCCAGCGGCACGGCGCCTGGCGAAGCGGTCTACCGCCACGGCAGCGTGCTGGCGAGCTATCTGCATACCTACTTCCCGTCCAACCCCACCGCCGCCGCCGGCC
This DNA window, taken from Crenobacter cavernae, encodes the following:
- a CDS encoding precorrin-8X methylmutase; this encodes MSAADDYAIVLAGHGSRDPDGVNEFMALVELLRERAAGRRVEHGFLEFATPTIDQAVGAVIADGAKKVVMVPGVLLAATHAKNDMPSELLALQRAHPDTEFHFGAAMDLHPKLLELCRQRIIEAEGTSGQTVSRADSCLVVVGRGTSDPDANSEISKLTRMLEEGMGFGTSFVCYSGTAKPLVADGLRAAALLGHQRIVVLPYFLFDGVLVKRIYAAANDLQARHPEIEVLPAPYLGVHPHVADVFLERAREGVEGRAAMNCALCKYRVQIVGFEEQVGTPQQGHHGLVRGLLGRSDAAPAPTTEWPAYVPHPIEAESMRIIDEGRDWSDVPADHQVVLKRLVHTSGDFDIVDDLYFSPGSVDTGIRALLRCRRIVADVTMVQTGLKRAVLDQLGVETWCGVHDKETHLLAEAHGITRSAAGIRRAWQKFGNDVVVAIGDAPTAIMEVVRLVREHGWRPQLVVGLPVGFVGTRECKDELRRLMQVPRITNRGTRGGSPWAASAVNALMIAAIDRIYQEQQQQP
- a CDS encoding cobalt-precorrin-7 (C(5))-methyltransferase: MIICIGAGPGDIGYLPQRSAQLIREADVVAGFNAVIDVVRPLIPETAEVIQMGYRDQVAQLDEVAKLHHAGKKCVVVFMGDIHFSGFQYLERVERACGHPVDTIPGISSAQILASRAKVCFDETTFITFHRRGDLTPFKRHLAHVLQDQRNAIVIPCPWDEARSFMPWHIAAYLLENGIPPGHRVEVWENLTRGDAEWHGTLAECVEQRFSDMSIMLIRTLDPMASQIEPAPSQIEPPPEAV
- the cobA gene encoding uroporphyrinogen-III C-methyltransferase; amino-acid sequence: MSGKGKVYLIGVGPGDIELLTLKAVRRLALAEVVLLDDLANPEVLQFTAPGAEVVHVGKRGGCPSTAQTDIEQRMLAEALDGRCVARVKGGDPFMFGRGGEEMQTLLAAGIEVEVVNGITAGIAVPATLGIPLTHRDHVHGVTFVSGHTHQGDEPDWRLLAQSGMTLVIYMGMGRLAHIAGQLLQHGLPADTPAAAIQHGTRPEQRQVLSTLECLAADVATAQLGSPALLVIGRTVGLAARPLPITQIKELP
- a CDS encoding putative cobaltochelatase, which translates into the protein MKHNYPFAAIVGQEQLKRALLLCAVDPTLGGVLIRGDKGTAKSTAARGLTDVLLPIQRVSGCAFNCAPEAPLAECDACQNADTLAEPSPVPFVNLPLGATEDRVLGSLDFEKALQNGRQAFKPGLLAAAHRGLLYIDEVNLLADHLVDVLLDVSAMGTNTVQREGLSVSHPARITLLGTMNQEEGELRPQLLDRFGMMVEVTAPRDPAVRTEVVRRRLAFEADPAGFVAGWQADTDALRSTIQAAQTGLAEVALPDSLFAFISQLCCEFEVASLRADIVMHKAARAMAALDGRDAVTAEDVRNAAELVLPHRRRRKPFEQTGLDRERLDELTQQASAPPPPPPETESPSGDDTSDAEPSEDEINDDAQPGTASEQLFATGAASEVGRIEVRALQAHEASGRRSSSAGARRGHYVRAVPNEAPSQLAVDATLRSALLRNPNEFAVTRADLHDKVRVGKQANLILLVVDASGSMAAKRRMEAVKGCVLGLLQDAYQRRDQVAVIAFRGSEAELVLPPTRQVEQAERALSELPTGGRTPLAHALQLAVQTLAQHARQDNLTPLLVVLSDGRANIALDTRQDPWSEALALAAGLADQGTPALVLDTEEGYVRLGRARELAEALQGEYLPLDSLSADQLTLTIRERLGR